Proteins from one Xenopus tropicalis strain Nigerian chromosome 1, UCB_Xtro_10.0, whole genome shotgun sequence genomic window:
- the fsd1 gene encoding fibronectin type III and SPRY domain-containing protein 1: MGEHKDDLRKIITTLALKNEEIQNFIYSLKQMIENVEENSNRVQGELEGEFQSLYSLLDELKEGMLMKIKQDRASRIYELQNQLTACTKALESSEELLETANHTLSASETDGFSQAAKQIKDSVTMAPAFRLSLKAKVTDNMSHLMVDFTQERRLLQNLHFLPVPSTPEIIASECFVANNSVSLVWSMPDGEDSGIQHYILEHRKTNFPGPPRTKEEQPWMVVEGIQDTEYTLTSQRFDMKYMNFRVKACNKAVSGDFSEPVTLETPAFSFRLDAGSSHQNLRVEESNVEWDATGGKVQDIKNREKDGRGRGASPCNSPARCVQSPKRMPSARVGRDRFTAESYTVLGDTPIDGGDCYWEVRFDKDSKAFAVGVTYRSLGKFDQLGKTSVSWCLHLNNWLQVTFAAKHGNKARILDVAVPNRIGVHCSYEEGFLSFYNATNKQLLHTFRMKFTQPVLPAFMVWCGSFSVYTGLQVPSCVKSLQKRNSATSSSSTSLT, from the exons gatGACCTCCGGAAAATAATTACTACTCTAGCACTGAAGAATGAGGAGATTCAGAACTTTATTTACAGTCTAAAACAGATGATTGAGAATGTGGAG GAAAACTCTAATCGTGTTCAAGGGGAACTCGAAGGTGAGTTTCAGTCTCTGTACAGTCTGCTGGATGAGCTGAAGGAGGGTATGCTAATGAAGATCAAACAAGACCGTGCTAGTCGGATATATGAATTACAG aATCAACTGACTGCCTGCACCAAAGCATTGGAGAGCTCTGAAGAACTTTTGGAGACTGCCAACCACACACTTTCAGCATCTGAGACAGATGGCTTTTCACAG GCCGCCAAGCAGATAAAGGATAG TGTGACAATGGCACCTGCATTCCGCTTGTCTCTTAAGGCCAAAGTGACAGACAACATGAGTCACCTAATGGTGGATTTCACCCAGGAGAGACGCCTGTTGCAGAACCTGCACTTTCTGCCTG TCCCCAGTACACCAGAAATAATAGCCTCAGAGTGCTTTGTGGCTAATAATAGTGTATCTCTCGTATGGAGTATGCCAGACGGTGAGGACAGTGGAATCCAGCACTATATACTTGAGCACCGAAAAACCAACTTTCCTGGGCCACCTCGTACTAAGGAAGAACAGCCATGGATggtagttgagggaatacaggacaCTGAGTACACACTGACCA GTCAGCGATTTGATATGAAGTACATGAACTTCCGTGTCAAAGCCTGTAATAAAGCAGTTAGTGGAGATTTCTCAGAGCCTGTCACACTGGAGACACCAG CTTTTTCCTTCCGGCTGGATGCTGGGAGCTCTCACCAGAACTTGCGAGTAGAAGAAAGTAATGTGGAATGGGATGCTACAGGCGGCAAAGTACAGGATATAAAAAACAGAGAGAAGGATGGAAGGGGCAGAGGAGCTTCACCCTGCAATTCCCCTGCAAG GTGTGTTCAGTCACCGAAGAGAATGCCTTCAGCACGAGTTGGAAGGGACAGGTTCACTGCAGAGTCCTATACTGTACTTG GAGATACTCCAATTGATGGAGGAGACTGCTATTGGGAGGTGCGCTTTGATAAGGACAGCAAGGCCTTTGCAGTTGGGGTGACTTACCGTAGTCTGGGCAAGTTCGACCAGTTAGGGAAGACTTCGGTGTCTTGGTGTCTCCATCTCAACAACTGGCTGCAAGTGACTTTTGCAGCCAAACATGGAAACAAGGCCAGAATTTTGGATGTTGCTGTACCAAATAGGATCGGGGTACATTGCAGTTATGAGGAAG GTTTCCTGTCTTTCTACAATGCAACCAACAAGCAACTTCTGCATACATTCAGAATGAAATTTACACAACCAGTTTTGCCTGCATTTATG GTATGGTGTGGAAGTTTCTCAGTGTATACTGGACTCCAGGTTCCTAGCTGTGTGAAAAGTCTCCAGAAAAGGAATAGTGCCACCAGCAGCTCAAGCACCAGCCTCACTTGA
- the fsd1 gene encoding fibronectin type III and SPRY domain-containing protein 1 isoform X1: protein MILLYSRYIRFWNCVQKQLTVDKITANKWLNQLTACTKALESSEELLETANHTLSASETDGFSQAAKQIKDSVTMAPAFRLSLKAKVTDNMSHLMVDFTQERRLLQNLHFLPVPSTPEIIASECFVANNSVSLVWSMPDGEDSGIQHYILEHRKTNFPGPPRTKEEQPWMVVEGIQDTEYTLTSQRFDMKYMNFRVKACNKAVSGDFSEPVTLETPAFSFRLDAGSSHQNLRVEESNVEWDATGGKVQDIKNREKDGRGRGASPCNSPARCVQSPKRMPSARVGRDRFTAESYTVLGDTPIDGGDCYWEVRFDKDSKAFAVGVTYRSLGKFDQLGKTSVSWCLHLNNWLQVTFAAKHGNKARILDVAVPNRIGVHCSYEEGFLSFYNATNKQLLHTFRMKFTQPVLPAFMVWCGSFSVYTGLQVPSCVKSLQKRNSATSSSSTSLT, encoded by the exons ATGATACTTTTATATAGTAGGTACATTAGGTTTTGGAACTGCGTGCAGAAACAATTGACAGTTGACAAAATTACAGCAAATAAGTGGCTG aATCAACTGACTGCCTGCACCAAAGCATTGGAGAGCTCTGAAGAACTTTTGGAGACTGCCAACCACACACTTTCAGCATCTGAGACAGATGGCTTTTCACAG GCCGCCAAGCAGATAAAGGATAG TGTGACAATGGCACCTGCATTCCGCTTGTCTCTTAAGGCCAAAGTGACAGACAACATGAGTCACCTAATGGTGGATTTCACCCAGGAGAGACGCCTGTTGCAGAACCTGCACTTTCTGCCTG TCCCCAGTACACCAGAAATAATAGCCTCAGAGTGCTTTGTGGCTAATAATAGTGTATCTCTCGTATGGAGTATGCCAGACGGTGAGGACAGTGGAATCCAGCACTATATACTTGAGCACCGAAAAACCAACTTTCCTGGGCCACCTCGTACTAAGGAAGAACAGCCATGGATggtagttgagggaatacaggacaCTGAGTACACACTGACCA GTCAGCGATTTGATATGAAGTACATGAACTTCCGTGTCAAAGCCTGTAATAAAGCAGTTAGTGGAGATTTCTCAGAGCCTGTCACACTGGAGACACCAG CTTTTTCCTTCCGGCTGGATGCTGGGAGCTCTCACCAGAACTTGCGAGTAGAAGAAAGTAATGTGGAATGGGATGCTACAGGCGGCAAAGTACAGGATATAAAAAACAGAGAGAAGGATGGAAGGGGCAGAGGAGCTTCACCCTGCAATTCCCCTGCAAG GTGTGTTCAGTCACCGAAGAGAATGCCTTCAGCACGAGTTGGAAGGGACAGGTTCACTGCAGAGTCCTATACTGTACTTG GAGATACTCCAATTGATGGAGGAGACTGCTATTGGGAGGTGCGCTTTGATAAGGACAGCAAGGCCTTTGCAGTTGGGGTGACTTACCGTAGTCTGGGCAAGTTCGACCAGTTAGGGAAGACTTCGGTGTCTTGGTGTCTCCATCTCAACAACTGGCTGCAAGTGACTTTTGCAGCCAAACATGGAAACAAGGCCAGAATTTTGGATGTTGCTGTACCAAATAGGATCGGGGTACATTGCAGTTATGAGGAAG GTTTCCTGTCTTTCTACAATGCAACCAACAAGCAACTTCTGCATACATTCAGAATGAAATTTACACAACCAGTTTTGCCTGCATTTATG GTATGGTGTGGAAGTTTCTCAGTGTATACTGGACTCCAGGTTCCTAGCTGTGTGAAAAGTCTCCAGAAAAGGAATAGTGCCACCAGCAGCTCAAGCACCAGCCTCACTTGA